The genomic segment ACCGGAAAGCACTCCGCCTGATTCACGATCCGGTTGCGGTTGTCGGGCTTTTGTGGGACATGCTTTCCCGCTTGTGTGCCTCGAAGCACAGGTTGGAAAACCCGTCCCACAAACACAGAAAACGCACCGCACCACCCGGACCGTGTATAAGACGTCACAGGTGTCGCGAGTGACCTCGCAAAGCGGGTCCGGTCTAACATCCGTGAGGGTTTCACGGACCGCAAAGGGTGTGGGCAATCCGCAATGAATCGGCGAACCGCAATGAAACGCGCACTCGCCAGTGTCTTTATCGGATTGGGGGCGGGCGCAGGTTATAGCCGGTTTATCGAACGGCACGCGGTCGAGGTTGTTCCTGTCCCGATCGATCTTGGGCTGACAACTCCTCTCACGGTCGCCGTCCTGAGTGACATCCACTTCGACCCGTTGTACGAAATTGACTACCTGGAAGAGGTGGTTGCCCGTAACAACCAGCTTTCCCCTGATCTGATCATTCATACGGGCGATTTCCTGTCCCAGTCGGCCGAGCGACTGTCCGATTTGCTGGCCGTCCTTGCCAAAGGGCGGGCCGGAGTCGGGAGTTTTGCGGTGCTTGGCAATCACGACCATTACATCGGAGCCGACGCAATCACCGCGGGGCTCATGGCCTCCGGCATCTCCGTCTTGCGAAACCGGAGCGTGCCGCTGCCGGGGCAGAAAGATTGCTACCTTACCGGTTTGGAAAGCTTCTGGGCCGGCGCTCCGAACCTCACGCCAATTGAGAGTTCGCCTCCGCACGCCCGGCACATCCTGTTGGCACACGAACCGGACTCGTTTGATCTGCTGACGGATGCGCGGATCGCGTTACAGGTATCGGGCCACACCCACGGTGGGCAGGTCCGTCTGCCGCTGGTTGGGGCCATTTGCCTGCCGAGTTGGGGAAAGAAATACGAAGCGGGCCTCTACGCCCGGGGCGAGCAAAGGCTGTACGTGAACCGCGGGATCGGGACCGTCAAGCGGCACTTCCGGTTCAACTGCCGGCCCGAGATCACGCTGCTGGCGCTGACATAGACCGTCTCGCGGTAGCTGGATACCGGACCGGCCGGGACATCACTCGACGTTGAACTTCACCGTTTCGATTTCACACCGGCCGCCCTTTTTGAACGGGCGCGGCATCGGCTGGGCCTGTCCCTTCGCATCAATGGTGCGGCAGCGGAGCGCGTACGCGCCCGCCGGCAGACCGGGCAACAGCGCCGCCCAGTGCGCTTTCGCCAACCGCATCGGCCACACCTTGGGCTTCCCGGCCGCATCGAAACCCATCGTGTCCTTTGGAACGGCATCGCCCGGCAACTCTCCGCCCCACTTCCTGGGCGGTTCAAGAATCGTGGCGTCGGTCCACGGGGCGGTTGTAAAGTAAGGGTCGTCTTCTGCCCAACCCTTCCCCGCTGGGCTCACCCACACCTGAACTTTCGACAGCCCCGATATGCCGCCCTGTGCGTATCCGGTCACGGGAATCGGCGCGTTCGCTTTTGCCGTGTCGGGAGCGTGGAGCGTCGCGGCGAAGGTCTTGATCGGGCTATCGACGTCGTTGTTCTGCGTGCCGTAGGTGTCGTTCGCGTGGGACAGGTTGCTCAGGACGACGTGCGTGAGCCACTTTACCGATTTGTAACCGTAATGTTCGGGAACCACGATCCGCACCGGCGCGCCGCGCTCGGGGGTGAGCCATTCACCATTGAGCTTGTAGCAGACGATCACCGGCGGCAGGTCGTCGTAGTCTTCGAGGACGCGGCCGACGGGGAGCGAACTGCGGAACCGCTGCTTCGGGTCGTCGTTGTGGAAACCGTAATAGAACACCCGGCGCAGGTTCTCCTTCGGCCGCGTGAGCCACACGAGCGTGCGCAGCGGCACGCCCTCCCAGATCCCCATGCCGAGGGGGCAGCCGATGTTGAGGCACGTCATCACCTTCGGGAACCGCACCGCGTTCCGCACGCCGAGCTTCAGGAGCGTGTCGAAGTCGATCGCGGTATTGTCCTTCCGGGTGAACTGTTTTTCGAGTGTGGCCGGGTTCTCCGGGTCGGAGACGATGTCGAGCCTCCACGTCTCGCGCGTGAGGCCGGCTTCCTTCCTCTTCGCAAGCGGGAGTGAGTGCGGGACGGGTGTCCCGCGCGACACGTCTCCGAACTTGTCCTGCGGCGTGAAGTAGCTCTCGAGCTTCTCCAGGGCCGGTGCCAGTTCGGGCGGTAACGAGTCGGCGGCGTGGGTGAAGGCAGCGGAACTGGCCGCCAGCGCCGCGCCGCACCGGAGGAAGAACCGGCGCGACAATTCGGAGTGTTCTGCGAGGTCGCGTTCCGCGTCGCTCATCGCTGCACCTTTCGACCGCCGGGTCTGGCCGCGGTCCGCGGCCGGGCGTAACCCGATCACAGATGAAGTCCGCTGATGATACTCTGGAGCGTGTGACATGGCATCGAAAGTTTGTCGGTGGGGAATTCTCGGCGCCGCGAACATCGCCCGCAAGAACTGGAAGGCGATTCGGAACGCGGAGAACGCGACCCTCACCGCCGTCGCCAGCCGCGAGCCGTCCCGCGCGAAGGAGTGGATCGCGGGGTGCCAGTCGGAGTGCCCCTTCCCCACGGTCCCGGAGGCGTGCGACTATGACGCACTCCTCAAGCACCCCAACGTGGACGCCGTCTACATCCCGCTGCCCACCGGCATTCGCCCCGAGTGGGTGCTCAAGGCCGCCAACGCGGGCAAGCACATCCTGTGCGAGAAGCCCTGCGCCCCGGACGCCGGCCAACTGCGCACCATGATCGACGCCTGCAAGGCGAAGAACGTCCAGTTCATGGACGGCGTGATGTTCATGCACGGCAAACGGCTGCCGCTCTTGCGGTCGGTACTGGACGACGGCGAAACGGTGGGCACGCTCCGCCGCGTCGCCACGCAGTTCAGCTTCGCGGCCGGGGACGACTTCCTGACGGGCAACATCCGCGTCAACCCCGCCCTCGAACCGCTCGGCGCGCTGGGCGACCTCGGCTGGTACAACATCCGCTTCACGCTTTGGGTGATGAAGTACCTGCTGCCGACGAAGGTGTGCGGCCGGCTCCTCACCGAACACAGCGGCGTGCCGCTGGAGTTCTCGGCGGAGTTGTTCTTTCCAGGCGGCGTGTCGGCGTCCTTCTACTGCTCGTTCAACACCGAACTCCAGCAGTGGGCACACGTGAGCGGGACGAAGGGGAGCGTCGCGGTCCGCGACTTTGTGCTGCCGTTCTACGGGTGCGAATCGGAGTTCGTCGCCGACCGGCCGGTGTTCAACGTGAAGGGCACGAGCTACCACTGGGAGAGCCATCCGAAACGCTTCGCGGTGACCGAATACAGCGACGGCACGCCGGATGCCCAAGAAACGAACATGATCTGCACGTTCAGCGGGCTGGCCCTATCGGGTAAGCTCGATCCCACCTGGCCCGAGATCGCTCTCAAAACGCAACTGGTGATGGACGCCTGCCTCGCATCGGCGCGTAAGGGCGCGGTACTGGTGGACTTGTGACCTGAAGCTGAGCGGCCCCGTCGTCGCGCTCTCGCTCACATAGCGAGAGCGCGACGGCGGGGCCGAGCGGCAACCCGATCCGC from the Frigoriglobus tundricola genome contains:
- a CDS encoding Gfo/Idh/MocA family protein translates to MASKVCRWGILGAANIARKNWKAIRNAENATLTAVASREPSRAKEWIAGCQSECPFPTVPEACDYDALLKHPNVDAVYIPLPTGIRPEWVLKAANAGKHILCEKPCAPDAGQLRTMIDACKAKNVQFMDGVMFMHGKRLPLLRSVLDDGETVGTLRRVATQFSFAAGDDFLTGNIRVNPALEPLGALGDLGWYNIRFTLWVMKYLLPTKVCGRLLTEHSGVPLEFSAELFFPGGVSASFYCSFNTELQQWAHVSGTKGSVAVRDFVLPFYGCESEFVADRPVFNVKGTSYHWESHPKRFAVTEYSDGTPDAQETNMICTFSGLALSGKLDPTWPEIALKTQLVMDACLASARKGAVLVDL
- a CDS encoding molybdopterin-dependent oxidoreductase, whose protein sequence is MSDAERDLAEHSELSRRFFLRCGAALAASSAAFTHAADSLPPELAPALEKLESYFTPQDKFGDVSRGTPVPHSLPLAKRKEAGLTRETWRLDIVSDPENPATLEKQFTRKDNTAIDFDTLLKLGVRNAVRFPKVMTCLNIGCPLGMGIWEGVPLRTLVWLTRPKENLRRVFYYGFHNDDPKQRFRSSLPVGRVLEDYDDLPPVIVCYKLNGEWLTPERGAPVRIVVPEHYGYKSVKWLTHVVLSNLSHANDTYGTQNNDVDSPIKTFAATLHAPDTAKANAPIPVTGYAQGGISGLSKVQVWVSPAGKGWAEDDPYFTTAPWTDATILEPPRKWGGELPGDAVPKDTMGFDAAGKPKVWPMRLAKAHWAALLPGLPAGAYALRCRTIDAKGQAQPMPRPFKKGGRCEIETVKFNVE
- a CDS encoding metallophosphoesterase gives rise to the protein MKRALASVFIGLGAGAGYSRFIERHAVEVVPVPIDLGLTTPLTVAVLSDIHFDPLYEIDYLEEVVARNNQLSPDLIIHTGDFLSQSAERLSDLLAVLAKGRAGVGSFAVLGNHDHYIGADAITAGLMASGISVLRNRSVPLPGQKDCYLTGLESFWAGAPNLTPIESSPPHARHILLAHEPDSFDLLTDARIALQVSGHTHGGQVRLPLVGAICLPSWGKKYEAGLYARGEQRLYVNRGIGTVKRHFRFNCRPEITLLALT